The following coding sequences lie in one Caproicibacterium argilliputei genomic window:
- a CDS encoding phosphoglycerate dehydrogenase: MYKIQYLNKISAAGTKRFGDNYETGEAVQNPDAIMVRSASMHDMELPEQLLAIARAGAGVNNIPLDKCSEQGIVVFNTPGANANAVKELVLCALLMTSRKIVSGVSWCRALTGEDIPKQIEKGKSQFVGPEIAGKKLGVIGLGAIGILVANAAHSLGMEVYGYDPFLSVDAAWGLSRSIRHARSLDEIWSACDYVTIHVPQTPDTKGMIGKDSLAKMKDGVRVLNFARGGLVDAEAMVAALHSGKVAAYATDFPTAEMIGMENVLPVPHLGASTPESEDNCARMAAEELKDYLENGNIHNSVNMPAVSMPRESSERICILHRNVPNTISKFSGKVASLGINIENMQSKSRKNYAYTILDVTGVVTPQAVEELSALEEVIRARVIR, from the coding sequence ATGTATAAAATTCAATATTTAAATAAGATTTCCGCAGCGGGCACCAAGCGCTTCGGGGATAATTACGAAACCGGCGAAGCCGTGCAGAATCCGGACGCAATCATGGTTCGTTCCGCTTCCATGCACGACATGGAGCTGCCAGAGCAGCTGCTGGCGATTGCACGCGCGGGCGCAGGTGTCAACAACATTCCACTGGACAAATGCAGCGAGCAGGGCATTGTGGTGTTCAACACCCCCGGCGCAAACGCAAATGCTGTCAAAGAACTGGTGCTGTGCGCGCTGCTGATGACCTCTCGCAAAATTGTTTCCGGTGTTTCCTGGTGCAGAGCCTTAACTGGCGAGGATATTCCCAAACAGATTGAAAAAGGGAAAAGTCAGTTTGTCGGACCGGAAATCGCAGGCAAAAAGCTGGGTGTCATTGGTCTGGGTGCTATCGGCATTTTGGTGGCAAACGCCGCGCACAGCCTCGGCATGGAGGTTTACGGCTACGACCCGTTCCTTTCGGTAGATGCTGCGTGGGGGCTGTCCCGTTCCATTCGGCACGCGCGCTCGCTTGACGAAATTTGGTCTGCCTGTGACTATGTGACCATTCATGTGCCGCAGACGCCGGACACCAAGGGAATGATTGGCAAGGATTCTCTTGCTAAAATGAAGGACGGTGTGCGCGTGCTGAACTTTGCCCGCGGCGGCTTGGTGGATGCCGAGGCTATGGTGGCGGCACTGCACAGCGGCAAGGTGGCGGCTTACGCAACCGACTTCCCCACAGCAGAGATGATTGGCATGGAGAATGTGCTGCCTGTGCCGCATCTGGGTGCGTCTACGCCGGAAAGCGAAGACAACTGCGCCCGCATGGCGGCTGAAGAACTGAAGGATTATCTGGAAAACGGCAATATTCACAACAGTGTGAACATGCCGGCGGTTTCCATGCCGCGCGAAAGCAGCGAGCGCATCTGTATTCTGCACCGCAACGTGCCGAACACCATCAGCAAGTTTTCCGGCAAGGTGGCGAGTCTGGGTATCAACATTGAGAATATGCAGTCGAAGTCGCGCAAAAACTACGCCTACACCATTCTGGATGTCACCGGTGTGGTAACGCCGCAGGCAGTGGAGGAACTTTCTGCTTTGGAGGAAGTCATCCGCGCACGTGTGATTCGCTGA
- a CDS encoding dihydroorotase has translation MKILLKNAKLADPERSSPQTGDLLLEDGRIVGAGGHITVEDAETVDCTGLTVAPGLVDMHVHLRDPGFTEKEDIQTGCRAAAAGGVTTLLCMPNTRPPVDEPDTVTYILEKAQQADVRVCVAGALTMGLRGEKRTNQQMLRDAGVTALSDDGRPVENSRLLAQAMQQAAVLELPVLCHCEVPELTDGGKMNEGAVSRELGVPGVPRASEECGTMQVLTLAEALGLPVHVCHVSTKGSVAMIRSAKKRGVQVTCETAPHYFALTEEALRQKDADLRMSPPLRTEEDRRAVITGLCDGTIDAIATDHAPHTPAEKADFLTAPNGAVGMETSLAAGITYLVEPGFLTLAQLLYKMSAAPAKILRLPYGGLTPGAAADLVLFDANESWTVNPEALHGKSKNAVFKGLTLQGRVKRTYCGGRLVYQA, from the coding sequence ATGAAAATCTTGCTGAAGAATGCCAAGCTGGCAGACCCGGAGCGCAGCTCCCCCCAAACCGGAGATTTGCTGCTGGAGGACGGGCGCATTGTTGGCGCGGGCGGGCACATCACTGTGGAGGATGCAGAAACGGTGGATTGCACCGGCCTGACAGTGGCGCCGGGTCTGGTGGATATGCATGTGCATCTGCGAGACCCGGGCTTCACTGAAAAGGAAGATATACAGACCGGTTGCCGCGCTGCCGCCGCAGGCGGTGTGACCACCCTGCTGTGTATGCCAAATACACGCCCGCCGGTGGACGAGCCGGACACGGTGACTTATATTCTGGAAAAGGCACAGCAGGCGGATGTGCGTGTCTGCGTGGCCGGTGCGCTGACCATGGGGCTGCGGGGTGAAAAGCGCACGAATCAGCAGATGCTGCGCGATGCGGGAGTGACCGCACTTTCGGATGATGGCCGTCCGGTTGAAAACAGCCGCCTGCTTGCGCAGGCCATGCAGCAGGCAGCGGTACTGGAGCTGCCGGTGCTGTGCCACTGCGAGGTGCCAGAGCTGACCGACGGAGGCAAAATGAATGAGGGGGCGGTCAGCCGCGAACTGGGCGTGCCCGGCGTACCGCGTGCTTCGGAGGAGTGCGGTACCATGCAGGTGCTGACGCTTGCGGAAGCGCTCGGACTGCCGGTGCACGTTTGTCATGTGAGTACCAAGGGCAGTGTCGCCATGATTCGCAGCGCCAAAAAGCGTGGAGTGCAGGTGACCTGCGAAACGGCGCCGCATTACTTTGCCCTGACCGAGGAAGCCCTGCGGCAAAAAGATGCCGACCTGCGCATGAGCCCGCCCCTGCGCACGGAGGAAGACCGTCGTGCCGTGATTACAGGTTTGTGCGACGGAACCATTGATGCCATTGCCACCGACCACGCGCCGCACACACCGGCGGAAAAGGCGGATTTTCTGACGGCACCGAACGGGGCTGTCGGCATGGAAACCAGTTTGGCGGCAGGTATTACCTATCTGGTTGAGCCGGGCTTTTTAACGCTGGCACAGCTTTTATACAAAATGAGTGCTGCACCCGCGAAAATTCTGCGCCTGCCGTACGGGGGATTAACACCGGGGGCGGCGGCGGATTTGGTGCTGTTTGACGCGAACGAGTCGTGGACAGTAAACCCCGAAGCCCTGCACGGCAAAAGCAAAAATGCCGTCTTTAAGGGGCTGACCCTGCAGGGTAGGGTGAAGCGGACTTACTGCGGCGGCAGATTGGTATACCAAGCGTAA
- the pyrF gene encoding orotidine-5'-phosphate decarboxylase → MDRLIDAIRAKKNPTVAGLDPKLAYIPAFIRRAAYAQYGKTLEGAAAAVLQFNKGLLDALAPIVPAVKPQCAYYEQFGWQGMRALEATVRYAQEKGLYVILDGKRNDIGTTMEAYAKALLGTVEVDGTELSAFDGDALTVNPYLGTDGVAPLLPLCAQRDKSVFILVKTSNPSSGELQDRLLEDRRTLYATVGSLCEDWGTQTRGRYGYSRVGAVAGATYPAQLGELRRALPHTFFLVPGYGAQGGGAKDVAPAFDAHGRGAVINASRSILTAWQKTGADEQDYAKAAAAEAVRMRDEIVAEVGGFE, encoded by the coding sequence ATGGACAGACTGATTGATGCCATCCGCGCAAAGAAAAATCCCACAGTTGCCGGTTTAGACCCGAAGCTTGCCTATATTCCGGCGTTCATCCGGCGTGCGGCATACGCGCAGTACGGCAAAACTTTGGAGGGCGCGGCGGCTGCCGTCCTTCAGTTTAACAAGGGACTGCTTGACGCGCTTGCACCGATTGTGCCGGCGGTCAAGCCGCAGTGTGCCTACTATGAGCAGTTTGGCTGGCAGGGGATGCGCGCACTGGAAGCGACGGTTCGATATGCACAGGAAAAGGGTCTGTATGTGATTCTGGACGGCAAGCGAAACGACATTGGTACCACGATGGAAGCGTACGCCAAGGCGCTTCTCGGCACCGTGGAGGTGGACGGGACGGAGCTGTCGGCTTTTGATGGCGATGCGCTGACCGTGAATCCCTATCTGGGTACAGACGGTGTTGCGCCGCTGCTGCCCCTGTGCGCGCAGCGGGATAAGTCTGTCTTTATTCTGGTAAAAACCAGCAATCCCTCATCGGGAGAACTGCAGGACCGCCTGCTGGAAGACCGCCGCACTTTGTATGCGACAGTAGGCTCGTTGTGTGAAGACTGGGGGACGCAGACGCGCGGGCGGTACGGCTACAGCCGCGTCGGTGCAGTGGCCGGCGCGACCTATCCGGCGCAGCTCGGCGAATTGCGCCGGGCACTGCCGCACACGTTTTTCTTAGTGCCCGGCTACGGGGCGCAGGGCGGCGGCGCAAAGGATGTCGCGCCCGCGTTTGACGCACACGGCAGGGGCGCGGTCATCAACGCTTCCCGCAGTATTCTGACCGCGTGGCAGAAGACCGGCGCAGACGAGCAGGATTACGCCAAGGCAGCGGCGGCGGAGGCGGTGCGGATGCGCGACGAGATTGTTGCGGAAGTCGGAGGGTTCGAATGA
- a CDS encoding dihydroorotate dehydrogenase electron transfer subunit → MKYDTEQCSIVEKRKLTADIFDVTVLAPKLAPLAKPGQFAQILVPGKTLRRPISLCEIGQDTLRFVFQVRGEGTAQLARLQVDDTLNLLAPLGSGFPHGEEKQHAVFVGGGIGVPPLLGAAAAFPGRKAAVLGFRSKDAVILMKDFIHAGCEAFLTTEDGSFGVRGFVTDVLQKLEFDVCYACGPLPMLRAVAALCAKRGVPCYLSMEQRMACGIGACLGCAVELRRPDGSRYYGHVCKDGPVFSADRLVL, encoded by the coding sequence ATGAAATACGATACAGAACAGTGTTCCATTGTGGAAAAGCGAAAACTGACGGCGGATATTTTTGACGTGACGGTTTTGGCGCCAAAGCTTGCGCCGCTTGCGAAGCCGGGGCAGTTTGCGCAGATTCTGGTGCCGGGGAAAACGCTGCGCCGGCCGATTTCCCTGTGCGAAATCGGGCAGGACACCCTGCGGTTTGTGTTTCAGGTGCGCGGCGAGGGAACGGCGCAGTTGGCGCGCCTGCAGGTTGACGATACGCTGAATCTGCTGGCGCCGCTGGGAAGCGGCTTTCCACACGGCGAGGAAAAGCAGCACGCGGTTTTTGTCGGCGGGGGCATCGGCGTGCCGCCGCTGCTGGGGGCGGCGGCAGCTTTTCCGGGCAGAAAGGCCGCGGTACTGGGCTTTCGCAGCAAGGATGCGGTTATCTTAATGAAGGACTTTATCCATGCGGGTTGCGAGGCATTTTTAACCACCGAGGACGGCAGCTTCGGCGTGCGAGGCTTTGTGACGGATGTGCTGCAGAAATTGGAATTTGACGTTTGCTACGCCTGCGGACCGCTGCCAATGCTGCGTGCCGTGGCGGCGCTGTGTGCCAAGCGCGGCGTGCCGTGTTATCTTTCTATGGAGCAGCGCATGGCGTGCGGCATCGGTGCGTGTCTGGGCTGTGCGGTGGAACTGCGCCGACCGGACGGCAGTCGGTATTACGGTCATGTGTGCAAAGACGGGCCGGTCTTTTCAGCAGACCGGCTTGTGCTGTAA
- a CDS encoding dihydroorotate dehydrogenase: protein MADLSGNIAGVPFANPLIGASGTVGFGHEYAEFYPLSTLGGISCKGITLEERPGNPPPRIAETPAGMLNAVGLQNPGVEHFIKEDLPWLKRQGTVVIANIAGSTPEDYCAMAQRLSDTDVDMLELNISCPNVKAGGAQFGVTCQGVESITAQVRRFCKKPLMVKLSPNVADIAENAAAAEAAGADAVSLINTLTGMRIDIRTRRPVLRNNTGGLSGPAVFPVAVRMVWQAARRVKIPVVGLGGISTWQDAVEMLLAGASAFQVGTAFFTDPYAPVKILKGLDAYLEQNGIASVTELTGKVEPW from the coding sequence ATGGCAGATTTAAGTGGAAACATCGCCGGTGTGCCGTTTGCAAACCCGCTCATCGGCGCCAGCGGCACCGTGGGGTTCGGGCATGAGTATGCGGAGTTTTACCCGCTTTCCACACTGGGGGGCATTTCGTGCAAGGGCATTACGCTGGAAGAGCGCCCCGGCAACCCGCCGCCGCGCATTGCAGAAACGCCCGCGGGCATGCTCAATGCGGTCGGTCTGCAGAATCCGGGCGTGGAGCATTTTATAAAGGAAGACCTGCCGTGGCTCAAGCGGCAGGGCACGGTGGTGATTGCCAATATCGCCGGCAGCACACCGGAGGATTACTGCGCCATGGCACAGCGACTTTCCGACACGGATGTGGATATGCTGGAGCTGAACATTTCCTGTCCGAATGTGAAAGCGGGCGGCGCGCAGTTCGGCGTCACCTGCCAGGGGGTGGAAAGCATCACCGCACAGGTGCGCAGGTTTTGTAAAAAACCGCTGATGGTGAAGCTAAGCCCAAACGTTGCGGATATTGCGGAAAATGCCGCGGCGGCGGAGGCTGCCGGTGCGGACGCGGTTTCGCTCATCAATACCCTGACGGGTATGCGCATCGACATCCGCACGCGCCGGCCGGTTCTGCGCAACAACACCGGCGGCTTGAGCGGTCCGGCGGTGTTTCCGGTTGCCGTGCGCATGGTGTGGCAGGCGGCGCGGCGGGTCAAAATCCCCGTGGTCGGTCTGGGCGGCATTTCCACCTGGCAGGATGCGGTGGAAATGCTGCTGGCAGGTGCGTCGGCGTTTCAGGTGGGAACGGCGTTTTTCACAGACCCGTATGCGCCGGTGAAGATTTTAAAAGGGCTGGATGCATATTTGGAGCAGAACGGAATTGCAAGCGTAACGGAATTAACGGGGAAGGTGGAACCATGGTAA
- a CDS encoding histidine phosphatase family protein: protein MVTIYLVRHCAAQGNVDGTYQGRIDSDITEIGKKQLELVAARLRNVPFAAIYSSPLKRARATADAINQYHHVPVTEDASLIEIDVGEMEGMKWEDLPKRFPKEADAWKNHLQDFVAPQGESIMQVTERMWNGVQAIFQKENEPGTDKTVCIATHGCALRCFLCRAKGLPLSRISEIPLSDNTGISEVRFADDGSCTVVRMGDAAHLGDGLSVLGSFGWGKQKA, encoded by the coding sequence ATGGTAACTATTTATCTGGTACGACACTGCGCGGCGCAGGGCAATGTGGACGGAACCTATCAGGGACGAATCGACAGCGACATTACGGAAATCGGGAAAAAGCAGCTGGAACTGGTTGCGGCGCGGCTGCGCAATGTGCCGTTTGCGGCAATTTACAGCAGTCCGTTAAAGCGCGCCCGCGCAACAGCGGACGCCATCAATCAGTATCACCATGTACCGGTTACGGAAGATGCAAGCCTGATTGAAATTGATGTGGGAGAGATGGAAGGCATGAAGTGGGAAGACTTGCCTAAGCGCTTTCCCAAAGAAGCGGATGCGTGGAAAAACCACCTGCAGGACTTTGTTGCCCCGCAGGGTGAAAGCATTATGCAGGTAACCGAGCGGATGTGGAACGGCGTACAGGCAATCTTCCAAAAGGAAAACGAGCCGGGAACGGACAAAACCGTTTGCATCGCAACACACGGCTGTGCGCTGCGATGCTTCCTCTGTCGGGCAAAGGGACTACCGCTGTCACGGATTTCCGAAATCCCATTGAGCGACAACACCGGCATTTCCGAGGTTCGTTTTGCAGATGACGGCAGCTGTACGGTGGTACGCATGGGTGACGCGGCACACTTAGGTGACGGCCTTTCGGTGCTGGGCAGCTTTGGCTGGGGGAAGCAGAAAGCATGA
- the ruvX gene encoding Holliday junction resolvase RuvX, with translation MRILGIDLGHARTGFAVSDESGFLASPLEVVPSYNWDKLLPTAAEKIKQTGAQKVVVGLPRNMDGTEGESAQNARAFGEKLEALAGVPVILWDERCTTITAHGYLNESNVRGKKRKAVVDAVAATVILQGYLDSLKLGNHS, from the coding sequence ATGAGAATTTTGGGGATTGACCTTGGCCACGCGCGCACCGGCTTCGCAGTGAGTGATGAAAGCGGTTTTCTCGCTTCGCCGCTGGAAGTGGTGCCATCCTACAACTGGGACAAGCTGCTGCCGACTGCGGCAGAGAAAATCAAGCAGACCGGCGCCCAAAAAGTGGTGGTCGGTTTACCGCGAAATATGGACGGCACAGAGGGCGAAAGCGCACAGAATGCACGCGCTTTCGGCGAAAAGCTGGAAGCGCTTGCCGGTGTGCCGGTAATTCTGTGGGACGAACGCTGCACGACCATCACCGCGCACGGCTACCTCAATGAAAGCAACGTGCGCGGCAAGAAGCGCAAGGCGGTGGTAGATGCCGTTGCGGCCACGGTGATTCTGCAGGGCTATCTGGATTCCTTAAAGTTGGGGAACCATTCGTAA
- a CDS encoding class I SAM-dependent methyltransferase yields the protein MTASKPWNWNLVGEKDRTYWQTPSAESYYLLHRWQQQGRRTLLDLGCGLGRHSILFAKGGFEVSAFDLSETAVAETEQWAQREHLSLSCKSGDMLALPYAPESFSCIFCRNVISHSDTAGVRKVFREAFRVLQPGGEFYFTLCSKNSWGFGQDWPVVDANTKIRVEDGPENGIPHFFADYDTIRELCAAFQILTVQQIEDILTDGVPGGWHYHVLVKKPD from the coding sequence ATGACAGCATCAAAGCCATGGAACTGGAACCTTGTCGGGGAAAAAGACCGCACATACTGGCAAACGCCCAGTGCAGAATCCTATTATCTGCTGCACCGCTGGCAGCAGCAGGGCAGGCGCACCCTTTTAGACCTCGGCTGCGGGCTGGGGCGGCACAGCATTCTGTTTGCGAAAGGCGGCTTCGAGGTTTCTGCGTTTGACCTGAGCGAAACGGCGGTGGCGGAAACGGAACAGTGGGCGCAGCGCGAGCACCTGTCGCTATCCTGCAAAAGCGGCGATATGCTGGCGCTGCCCTACGCGCCGGAAAGTTTTTCCTGCATTTTCTGCCGCAACGTGATTTCCCATTCGGACACAGCCGGCGTGCGCAAGGTTTTTCGCGAGGCATTCAGAGTCCTGCAGCCAGGCGGCGAGTTTTACTTTACCCTGTGCTCCAAAAACTCGTGGGGATTCGGGCAGGACTGGCCGGTGGTGGACGCCAACACGAAAATCCGTGTGGAAGACGGCCCGGAAAACGGTATCCCGCACTTCTTTGCGGATTATGACACGATTAGGGAACTTTGCGCCGCATTTCAGATTCTGACTGTGCAGCAAATTGAGGATATTCTGACGGATGGCGTACCGGGCGGCTGGCATTATCATGTGCTGGTAAAAAAACCGGACTGA